The following proteins are co-located in the Maridesulfovibrio sp. genome:
- a CDS encoding Hsp20/alpha crystallin family protein: MSITKLNPWNWFKKESEHERTLPIKQTEQGVRGYASPIDRFHTDFDRMVDSMFSDFGMPSPRQLFNKVEPNFGKATIKPKVDVYGTDKEYVVEAELPGIEEKDLSIELKDDVLVLSAEMKHEEKTEEKGYYRVERSYGSFKRVLNVPEDADKEKITAKLNKGILRVTMPRTKAVESNSRKIAIESSATQ; encoded by the coding sequence ATGAGCATTACCAAGCTGAATCCCTGGAACTGGTTCAAGAAGGAAAGCGAACACGAAAGAACCCTTCCGATTAAACAAACGGAACAGGGCGTAAGAGGTTACGCTTCTCCGATTGACCGTTTCCACACGGACTTTGATCGTATGGTTGATTCAATGTTCTCAGACTTTGGCATGCCATCACCGAGGCAGCTCTTCAACAAAGTTGAGCCGAACTTTGGTAAGGCAACAATCAAGCCCAAAGTCGACGTATACGGAACAGACAAAGAGTATGTAGTTGAAGCCGAGCTTCCTGGCATTGAGGAAAAAGACTTATCCATTGAGCTTAAGGATGATGTTCTGGTTCTCTCTGCCGAGATGAAACATGAAGAGAAGACTGAAGAGAAAGGCTACTACAGAGTTGAGCGTTCATACGGATCATTCAAAAGAGTACTGAATGTTCCTGAGGATGCTGACAAAGAAAAAATAACTGCCAAGTTAAATAAAGGCATACTGCGCGTTACTATGCCCAGAACAAAGGCAGTTGAAAGCAATTCTAGAAAAATCGCAATCGAGAGTTCTGCTACTCAATAA
- a CDS encoding recombinase family protein, with the protein MTQVGYIRVSTTDQKTDRQLDKVELDHVYEEKASASTSKRPVLEECLRFLRKGDTLHVHSIDRLARNLSDLLSLLEILTGKGVAVRFHKESLTFTGEDNPFQTLQLQIIGAVAQFEREIIKERQREGIAKAQAKGKHCGRKAKLTPEQVQEIKDKVAAGSEKKALAEEYGVSRQTLYRVLSS; encoded by the coding sequence ATGACACAAGTAGGCTACATCCGTGTAAGCACAACAGACCAGAAAACAGACCGTCAGCTTGATAAGGTAGAGCTTGACCACGTTTATGAAGAGAAGGCCAGTGCTTCAACTTCTAAGCGTCCTGTCCTTGAGGAATGTCTTAGATTCCTGAGGAAAGGTGACACTCTCCACGTTCACTCAATCGATCGCCTTGCAAGGAACCTGAGTGACCTTCTGTCCCTTCTTGAGATACTGACGGGAAAAGGAGTTGCTGTAAGGTTTCATAAAGAGTCCCTGACGTTTACCGGAGAAGATAACCCATTCCAGACACTGCAATTGCAGATAATAGGTGCAGTGGCTCAGTTTGAAAGGGAGATCATCAAGGAACGTCAGAGGGAAGGAATTGCAAAGGCTCAGGCAAAGGGCAAGCATTGCGGAAGGAAAGCCAAGCTAACACCGGAGCAGGTGCAAGAGATAAAGGATAAGGTTGCAGCAGGGTCCGAGAAGAAGGCTCTGGCTGAGGAATATGGAGTCAGTCGTCAGACCCTATACAGGGTTCTTTCTTCTTAG
- a CDS encoding recombinase family protein: MNIKPKAYSYLRFSTPDQMKGDSFRRQTELSRKYAEENNLDLDDTLNLQDLGVSAFRGRNAEEGALSVFLEAVHQGKVKKGSYLLVESLDRLSRQSPYRAFQQFSSILDMGVNIVTLQDRKVYSANEGDLAFSDLMISIAIMQRAYDESLTKSKRLSESWKEKRRKATAGEQKLTSRCPAWLKLDKKNNEYVVIEERAEVVRRIFKMTLEGIGKRKIAMTLNEEGIKPFGRSKGWIYSYVDKILQNEAVIGRYQPHKMKDVEGKRRRVPVGDPIDNYFPTVVPLETFLRALKIRKSKAVPGGNIAKKYSNLFSGICYCGSCGGKMHFENKGKPPKGGSYLVCSHARMNLNCKRYAWRYPETQAHIILNLLELDYRELFPSVFENCRESVQKLEDSVNTTESRLNATQSKIERLTDLLLERPDSNALLTRLDALEEERDKLQESLAKYQSDLANEQERYESVGKEYEELESAMIKFITIEREGSESDKLDVRRKLFHLLRKSIDKIVFTPATPEEKAHGTISISMKGIKGKPRKILVKEGQKDSEGYNGEGLSMPEVVVVDAQWPPVDRILNGAALRDIFLQG, translated from the coding sequence ATGAACATTAAACCCAAAGCATACAGCTACTTAAGGTTCTCAACACCTGATCAAATGAAAGGTGACAGTTTCCGCAGGCAGACTGAACTTAGCCGCAAATATGCAGAAGAAAACAATCTTGATCTCGACGACACATTGAACCTTCAAGACCTCGGAGTATCAGCCTTTAGAGGCCGTAATGCCGAGGAAGGTGCTCTCAGTGTTTTCCTTGAAGCAGTCCACCAGGGTAAGGTTAAGAAAGGCTCATACCTTCTCGTTGAGAGCCTGGACCGTCTCTCAAGGCAATCTCCATATCGAGCTTTTCAGCAGTTCTCAAGTATCCTGGATATGGGAGTTAATATCGTCACTCTCCAAGATCGTAAGGTCTATTCAGCAAACGAAGGTGATCTTGCTTTCTCTGATCTCATGATCTCAATAGCCATCATGCAGAGGGCCTATGATGAATCACTCACGAAATCTAAAAGGTTATCTGAATCATGGAAGGAAAAACGTAGAAAGGCTACAGCAGGAGAACAGAAACTGACTTCTCGTTGTCCTGCATGGTTGAAGCTGGACAAAAAGAATAACGAATATGTTGTCATTGAAGAAAGAGCCGAGGTGGTCAGACGTATTTTTAAAATGACACTCGAAGGTATTGGGAAGCGTAAAATTGCAATGACCTTAAACGAAGAAGGGATAAAACCATTCGGACGATCTAAGGGATGGATATATTCTTATGTGGATAAAATATTGCAGAATGAAGCTGTGATAGGACGCTATCAACCGCATAAGATGAAAGACGTAGAAGGTAAACGTAGGCGTGTCCCTGTAGGCGATCCCATAGACAACTATTTTCCGACTGTAGTACCTCTTGAAACATTTCTCCGAGCACTGAAAATAAGGAAAAGCAAAGCTGTACCAGGAGGGAATATTGCTAAGAAGTATTCAAACTTATTCAGTGGAATATGTTATTGCGGCTCTTGTGGTGGAAAGATGCACTTTGAAAATAAAGGAAAGCCGCCCAAGGGAGGAAGTTATCTCGTATGCTCTCATGCAAGAATGAACTTAAATTGCAAGCGTTACGCATGGAGATACCCGGAGACACAAGCCCATATAATTCTGAATCTACTTGAGCTTGATTATAGGGAACTCTTTCCATCCGTCTTTGAAAATTGCCGTGAGAGCGTTCAAAAACTTGAAGATAGTGTAAACACTACCGAGAGCAGATTAAACGCAACACAGAGCAAGATAGAACGTCTTACAGACCTTTTGCTTGAGCGTCCTGACAGTAATGCTTTGCTTACCCGCCTCGATGCATTGGAAGAAGAGCGAGACAAACTTCAAGAATCATTGGCTAAATATCAAAGTGATCTTGCAAATGAGCAAGAGCGTTATGAGAGTGTAGGCAAAGAGTATGAGGAGCTTGAGTCTGCAATGATAAAATTTATCACGATAGAGCGTGAAGGCTCTGAGTCAGATAAACTTGACGTGAGACGCAAGCTCTTTCACCTACTCCGTAAATCCATTGACAAAATTGTGTTTACCCCGGCTACCCCTGAGGAAAAAGCACACGGTACAATTTCAATAAGCATGAAGGGTATCAAAGGTAAGCCTCGGAAGATACTCGTAAAAGAAGGTCAGAAGGATTCTGAGGGATACAATGGAGAAGGTTTGTCGATGCCTGAGGTTGTGGTAGTCGATGCTCAGTGGCCTCCGGTGGACCGTATATTGAACGGTGCAGCGTTGCGAGATATTTTTCTTCAAGGCTGA